One genomic segment of Arachis duranensis cultivar V14167 chromosome 4, aradu.V14167.gnm2.J7QH, whole genome shotgun sequence includes these proteins:
- the LOC107482481 gene encoding nitrile-specifier protein 5, translating into MVVSHGTWFQLDQKGAGPGARSSHAVAIVGQKLYAFGGEFAPRVPVDNNVHVFDLKTLTWSVADASGDTPPPRVGVTMTAIGDTIYVFGGRDAEHKELNELYSFDTKINNWALISRGDHGPPHRSYHSITADDRNVYIFGGCGVSGRLNDLWAFDVVDNKWTEFPSPGTNCKGRGGPGLAAVQGKIWVVYGFAGMEVDDVHCFDLISKTWSQVETSGEKPSARSVFSTASYGKHIILYGGEIDPSDQGHMGAGKFSGDVFVLDTETLEWKKLEERVDSGSHPGPRGWCAFAGAQRNGQDGLLVYGGNSPSNDRLDDIFFLALCQN; encoded by the exons ATGGTGGTCAGTCATGGCACTTGGTTCCAG CTTGATCAAAAAGGAGCTGGTCCTGGAGCAAGAAGTTCACATGCTGTTGCCATAGTAGGACAAAAGCTCTATGCATTTGGGGGTGAATTCGCGCCACGTGTCCCCGTTGATAACAACGTACACGTCTTCGACCTCAAGACTCTCACATGGTCTGTGGCTGATGCATCCGGGGATACCCCACCACCACGTGTGGGTGTGACAATGACTGCAATTGGAGATACCATCTATGTATTTGGTGGAAGAGATGCTGAACACAAGGAGCTCAATGAGCTCTATTCTTTTGATACTAAGATCAACAATTGGGCCTTAATTTCAAGAGGAGACCACGGGCCTCCTCACCGCAGCTACCATTCCATCACCGCTGATGACCGGAACGTCTATATATTTGGTGGTTGTGGGGTTTCCGGGAGGCTCAACGATTTATGGGCCTTTGATGTTGTCGATAACAAGTGGACCGAGTTTCCATCTCCGGGCACAAACTGCAAAGGCAGAGGTGGCCCCGGCCTCGCAGCTGTCCAAGGAAAAATATGGGTAGTCTATGGTTTTGCTGGAATGGAAGTGGATGATGTGCATTGCTTTGATTTGATCAGCAAAACATGGTCCCAAGTTGAAACAAGTGGAGAGAAACCATCGGCGCGTAGTGTGTTTTCAACAGCCAGTTATGGAAAACACATAATCTTGTATGGTGGGGAAATAGATCCTAGTGACCAAGGTCATATGGGTGCTGGCAAATTCTCTGGTGATGTTTTTGTGCTGGACACAGAGACACTAGAGTGGAAGAAGTTGGAAGAAAGAGTGGACTCTGGTTCCCATCCCGGGCCTCGTGGATGGTGTGCATTTGCCGGTGCTCAGCGAAACGGTCAAGACGGCTTACTGGTATATGGCGGGAACTCTCCCAGCAATGATAGGCTTGATGACATTTTCTTCTTGGCCCTGTGTCAGAACTAG